One region of Fragaria vesca subsp. vesca linkage group LG4, FraVesHawaii_1.0, whole genome shotgun sequence genomic DNA includes:
- the LOC101294936 gene encoding uncharacterized protein LOC101294936 codes for MDDTIHWYPPALNWVKLNFDGSVTSSPAATAIGFVIRDSLGNPLVVGALCLNVLSVYVAECCALKDGLTGAKRFNYKSNVVEGDSLLTVNCVNRNCDVPWPLRPHIGDALHKV; via the coding sequence ATGGATGATACCATTCATTGGTACCCGCCCGCTCTAAATTGGGTCAAGCTTAATTTTGATGGGTCTGTTACCTCATCGCCTGCTGCTACTGCTATTGGATTTGTTATTAGAGACAGTTTGGGGAACCCCTTAGTTGTTGGCGCTCTTTGTTTAAATGTCTTGAGTGTTTATGTGGCAGAATGTTGTGCCCTTAAAGATGGTCTCACGGGTGCCAAAAGATTCAACTACAAGTCCAATGTGGTTGAAGGTGACTCCCTCCTTACTGTCAATTGCGTCAACAGAAATTGTGATGTTCCTTGGCCTCTTAGACCCCACATTGGAGATGCTCTTCACAAGGTTTGA
- the LOC101295222 gene encoding casein kinase I isoform delta-like, translating to MEPVIGGKFKLGRKIGSGSFGELYLGINVRTGEEVAVKLESVKTKHPQLHYESKLYMILQGGKCVHHLKWFGVEGEYNVMVIDLLGQSLEEKFNYCNRKFSLKTVLMLADQLIDRVEYVHSRGFLHRDIKPDNFLLGLRRKANQVYIIDYGLAKKYRDLQTHKHIPYRENKNLTGTPRYASVNTHLGIEQSRRDDLESLGYVLMYFLRGSLPWQGLKAGTKKQKYDKIREKKMFTPIEGLCKSYPSEFTTYFHYCRSLRFEDKPDYSYLKRLFQDLFIREGYRSDDYVFDWTMKYPHIGSSSSSRASAKPALSPGPSAERTERPSARYEFRERLSGAVEAFSRRNGSGQGLPADNSRHRSVEDAPSSKDVHHDSGRTRSSSRNGSTSKWPVISSSRPSSCGKPSESRSSRLVSSSGHDDVLRRAPVYESKASYTRTSAARGGRDDALRRFELLSIGTENKV from the exons ATGGAGCCTGTTATTGGAGGCAAGTTTAAGCTGGGGAGGAAGATCGGCAGTGGATCGTTCGGAGAGCTTTATTTGG GGATTAATGTACGAACTGGAGAGGAGGTGGCTGTGAAGCTG GAATCCGTGAAGACAAAACACCCTCAGCTTCACTATGAGTCAAAGTTATACATGATTCTTCAAGGAGGAA AGTGTGTACACCATCTTAAATGGTTCGGAGTTGAGGGTGAATATAATGTCATGGTTATTGACCTTCTTGGCCAAAGCCTAGAAGAAAAGTTCAACTATTGCAACCGGAAGTTCTCTTTGAAGACAGTTTTAATGCTTGCAGATCAATTA ATAGACCGAGTGGAGTACGTGCACTCGCGGGGATTTCTTCACCGTGACATAAAGCCTGATAACTTCTTGTTGGGTCTTAGGCGTAAAGCTAATCAG GTATATATCATTGATTATGGCCTTGCGAAAAAGTATAGAGATCTTCAAACGCATAAGCACATACCATACAG GGAAAATAAGAATCTGACAGGAACACCTCGCTATGCAAGTGTTAACACTCACCTTGGTATTG AGCAAAGCAGGAGAGATGATCTGGAGTCTCTTGGTTATGTGCTTATGTATTTTCTTAGGGGAAG CCTTCCCTGGCAGGGGTTGAAAGCAGGTACCAAAAAACAGAAATATGACAAGATCCGTGAAAAGAAGATGTTTACTCCTATTGAG GGTCTGTGTAAATCGTATCCGTCAGAGTTCACTACATATTTTCATTACTGTCGCTCATTACGCTTTGAAGATAAACCAGACTATTCATACCTGAAGAGACTTTTCCAAGACCTTTTTATTCGAGAAG GTTATCGATCTGACGACTATGTATTTGATTGGACAATGAAGTATCCACACATTGGCTCCAGTTCTAGTTCACGA GCAAGTGCAAAACCAGCTTTGAGTCCTGGACCATCTGCAGAAAGAACAGAAAGGCCTTCAG CGAGATACGAGTTTCGAGAGAGACTTTCAGGTGCAGTTGAAGCATTTTCTAGAAGGAATGGTTCTGGGCAGGGTTTACCTGCCGATAACTCCAGACATAGATCAGTTGAAGATGCGCCATCATCCAAAGATGTG CATCATGATTCAGGAAGAACCCGGAGTTCATCTAGAAATGGCAGCACCTCAAAGTGGCCTGTCATATCAAGCAGTAGGCCAAGCTCCTGTGGTAAGCCTAGCGAGAGCAGGTCAAGCCGGCTGGTCTCAAGCAGTGGTCATGATGATGTACTTAGAAGGGCACCTGTGTATGAATCGAAAGCGTCTTATACTCGTACTTCAGCTGCCAGAGGCGGTCGTGATGATGCACTTAGGAGGTTTGAGCTCCTTTCTATTGGTACGGAGAATAAAGTCTGA